In one Thermaerobacter sp. PB12/4term genomic region, the following are encoded:
- a CDS encoding universal stress protein, with translation MIQRILIAADGPADALRLSRAVRELFPQGGGATATILQVLPPPVPPALSSPLVPPLTAGDDVLVLGEANARRDLAPARDELASAGFQAEVDVATGAAGEEICRYARAGNYQLIVVGRRGLGRLQEVLLGSVSEYVLRHTRLPVLVIQQEHPARNG, from the coding sequence ATGATTCAGCGGATCCTGATTGCAGCCGACGGTCCTGCCGACGCCCTCCGCCTCAGCCGGGCCGTCCGGGAGCTGTTCCCCCAGGGCGGGGGCGCCACGGCTACCATCCTGCAGGTCCTGCCGCCGCCGGTTCCACCCGCGTTGTCCAGCCCGCTGGTGCCGCCCCTGACGGCCGGTGACGACGTCCTGGTCCTTGGGGAGGCCAACGCCCGGCGGGATCTGGCACCGGCCCGGGACGAACTGGCCTCCGCCGGCTTCCAGGCCGAGGTCGACGTGGCCACGGGCGCCGCTGGCGAGGAGATCTGCCGTTATGCGCGGGCCGGCAACTACCAGCTCATCGTCGTGGGCCGGCGAGGCCTGGGACGGCTGCAGGAGGTCCTGCTGGGCAGCGTCAGCGAGTACGTCCTGCGCCACACCCGCCTGCCCGTGCTGGTGATCCAGCAGGAGCATCCGGCGAGGAACGGATGA
- a CDS encoding short-chain fatty acid transporter, with protein sequence MQRIGEALSRFTRRYLPDSFIFAILLTLVVYVMGLVFTDHGPYQLVLDWYGGFWNLLAFGMQMTLILVTGYALANTPSVRRGLQRLADWPRSAGQAVALVAFMTGLLGLINYGLSLVAGALLAIEVGRSCSRRGIKVHFPLLVAAGYIGLMIWHGGLSGSAPLTVNTPGHFLEKQMGLLPLTETLFRPFNVVVALVLLFLSPWIMARMHPAGGEVVEIPAALAGASGEGTAATAEPPLAPGAGGPGVEITPAERLERSRILTGLIVLAGVVYITSAFVQKGIAALDINMVVFIFLILGMLLHGTPIRYAQAIADGVRSASGVILQFPFYAGIMGIMTGSGLVAIIANWFVAISTPVTFPFWTFVSACLVNLAVPSGGGQWAVQGPIVIQAAQALHLDLGKAVMAVAFGDELTNMIQPFWALPLLGMTGLRAGQILGYTAVVMMVAFAVMALGLVFLP encoded by the coding sequence TTGCAGCGAATCGGTGAGGCGCTCAGCCGGTTCACCCGCCGCTACCTTCCGGACTCCTTCATCTTTGCCATCCTGCTGACGCTGGTGGTCTACGTGATGGGCCTGGTCTTCACCGACCACGGCCCCTACCAGCTGGTGCTGGACTGGTACGGCGGCTTCTGGAACCTGCTGGCCTTCGGCATGCAGATGACGCTCATCCTGGTCACCGGGTACGCCCTGGCGAACACGCCAAGCGTGCGCAGGGGCCTGCAGCGCCTGGCGGACTGGCCCCGGTCGGCCGGCCAGGCGGTGGCCCTGGTGGCCTTCATGACCGGCCTGCTGGGTCTGATCAATTACGGGCTCAGCCTGGTGGCCGGGGCCTTGCTGGCCATCGAGGTGGGGCGGTCCTGCTCGCGGCGGGGGATCAAGGTGCACTTCCCCTTGCTGGTGGCGGCAGGGTACATCGGCCTGATGATCTGGCACGGCGGCCTGTCCGGCTCGGCCCCGCTGACGGTGAACACGCCGGGCCACTTCCTGGAGAAGCAGATGGGGCTCCTTCCGTTGACGGAGACCCTGTTCCGGCCCTTCAACGTCGTCGTGGCGCTGGTGCTGCTCTTCCTCTCGCCGTGGATCATGGCCCGCATGCACCCTGCGGGTGGCGAAGTGGTGGAGATCCCGGCAGCGCTGGCCGGTGCGTCCGGGGAGGGGACCGCTGCGACGGCCGAGCCGCCCCTGGCGCCCGGCGCGGGAGGCCCGGGCGTGGAGATCACCCCGGCGGAGCGCCTCGAGCGCAGCCGCATCCTGACGGGGCTCATCGTCCTGGCGGGCGTGGTCTACATCACCAGTGCCTTCGTCCAGAAGGGGATTGCGGCCCTGGACATCAACATGGTGGTCTTCATTTTCCTGATCCTGGGCATGCTGCTGCACGGAACCCCCATCCGCTACGCCCAGGCCATCGCCGACGGGGTGCGGTCGGCCAGCGGGGTCATCCTGCAGTTCCCCTTCTACGCGGGCATCATGGGCATCATGACGGGGTCGGGACTGGTGGCCATCATCGCCAACTGGTTCGTGGCCATCTCGACGCCTGTCACCTTCCCCTTCTGGACTTTCGTCAGCGCGTGCCTGGTCAACCTGGCGGTGCCGTCGGGCGGGGGGCAGTGGGCGGTGCAGGGGCCCATCGTGATCCAGGCCGCCCAAGCACTCCACCTGGACCTGGGCAAGGCGGTCATGGCGGTGGCCTTCGGAGACGAGCTGACCAACATGATCCAGCCCTTCTGGGCGCTGCCGCTGCTCGGCATGACCGGGCTGCGGGCCGGCCAGATCCTGGGCTACACCGCGGTGGTCATGATGGTGGCCTTCGCCGTCATGGCCCTGGGGCTGGTCTTCCTGCCCTGA
- a CDS encoding beta-eliminating lyase-related protein, with amino-acid sequence MPYEGFLTYGGMAGRDMEALAVGLWEALDPAYLAYRVGRVGQVEYLGRLLREAGVPVQWPTGGHAVFVDARQFLPHIPPERFPGHALALEAYLEGGVRGVEVGSLMMGRDPATGQQLPSPFEFYRLAAPRRVYTHRHLEDVAEVVARVFRRREQVRGVRFVDEPSALRHFTARFDWSEAG; translated from the coding sequence GTGCCCTACGAGGGCTTTCTCACCTATGGCGGCATGGCGGGGCGTGACATGGAGGCCCTGGCCGTGGGGCTGTGGGAGGCGCTGGACCCGGCCTACCTGGCGTACCGGGTGGGCCGGGTGGGCCAGGTGGAGTACCTGGGGCGGCTGCTGCGGGAGGCCGGGGTTCCGGTGCAGTGGCCCACCGGCGGCCATGCGGTGTTCGTCGACGCCCGGCAGTTCCTCCCCCACATCCCGCCGGAGCGGTTCCCCGGCCACGCCCTGGCGCTGGAAGCCTACCTGGAGGGTGGAGTGCGGGGTGTGGAGGTGGGCTCGCTGATGATGGGCCGGGACCCGGCGACGGGCCAGCAGCTCCCGTCCCCCTTCGAGTTCTACCGGCTGGCCGCACCTCGCCGGGTCTACACCCACCGCCACCTGGAGGATGTGGCGGAGGTGGTGGCGCGGGTCTTCCGGCGGCGGGAGCAGGTGCGCGGCGTGCGGTTCGTGGACGAACCGTCCGCACTGCGCCATTTTACCGCCCGGTTTGACTGGAGCGAGGCGGGATGA
- a CDS encoding nuclear transport factor 2 family protein produces the protein MSERLRDVVASYYQRVDAGDLEGLLALFHPEVRYERGGRDPIEGIDALRRFYEGERVIQEGRHQLDAILVEGEQVAVRGVFRGVLKTGEAVTVRFADFHHFRDGLIWRRYSYFMDRFV, from the coding sequence ATGAGCGAGCGCTTGCGGGATGTGGTGGCAAGCTACTACCAGCGGGTTGACGCCGGTGATCTTGAGGGCTTGCTGGCGCTGTTCCACCCGGAGGTCCGCTACGAGCGGGGCGGGCGGGACCCCATTGAGGGGATTGACGCCCTGCGCCGGTTCTACGAGGGGGAGCGGGTCATTCAGGAAGGCCGGCACCAGCTGGATGCCATCCTGGTTGAGGGCGAGCAGGTGGCGGTCCGGGGCGTGTTCCGGGGTGTCCTGAAGACGGGGGAAGCGGTGACCGTACGGTTTGCCGACTTTCATCATTTTCGCGACGGCTTGATCTGGCGCCGTTACAGCTACTTCATGGACCGCTTCGTGTAG
- a CDS encoding DUF262 domain-containing protein: MSTQRYSVTPHPIETLLAWVKSGEIAIPEIQRPFVWNATKVRDFLDSLYRGYPVGYLIAWRNPSVRLKDGTLSAGKRILIDGQQRVTALRAALLGEEVLDENYARKRIQIAFNPKEERFEVRNSAITRDPAWIDDISRLFAPDAYLGDFVDDYVVKNPDIDRKQIGRILERFKKIVNNHIGLIELAEELDIETVTEIFIRVNSAGVELSQADFAMSKIAVNETYGGHLLRKAIDYFCHLARDPEFYVQIEKNDVEFTRTEFWPKMRWLKDFNDDLYDPDYTDMLRVAFTSQFGRGRLQDLVALLSGRNFETRQYEEAIVENSFARLKDGIHAFINETHFKRFMMILRSAGFITSRLITSHNAVNFAYILYLRGRSEGMAADELERIVRRWYAMSILTGRYTTHPETVFDLDIRQIESHGIARYTEAVLTSELSDSFWTNLLPQLMETSSVQSPYFVAFKAAQVSLGDRGFLSTNITVRDLLLNQGDHHHVFPRKYLQQLGLSRGRYNQIANFVVTQSEINIAIGDTPPHVYFKDQVNGGPKKYGGITDPQVLKKNLEENCIPLSVLEGNVPDYDSFLAERRRLMALRIKRWYEQL, from the coding sequence ATGTCCACGCAACGGTATTCGGTGACTCCCCACCCCATCGAAACGCTTCTGGCCTGGGTCAAGTCGGGAGAAATCGCTATTCCCGAGATCCAGCGGCCCTTTGTCTGGAATGCGACCAAGGTCCGCGACTTTCTGGATTCTCTCTACAGGGGCTATCCCGTGGGCTACCTCATCGCCTGGCGAAATCCCAGCGTCCGGTTAAAGGACGGCACCCTCTCGGCGGGGAAGCGGATCCTGATTGACGGCCAGCAGCGGGTGACGGCACTCCGCGCCGCCCTTCTGGGTGAGGAGGTACTGGACGAGAACTATGCGCGGAAACGGATCCAAATCGCCTTCAACCCCAAGGAAGAGCGATTCGAGGTCCGAAATTCCGCCATTACCAGAGACCCCGCCTGGATCGACGACATCAGTCGCCTCTTTGCGCCGGATGCCTATCTGGGAGACTTCGTTGACGACTATGTGGTCAAGAATCCGGATATTGATCGCAAGCAGATAGGCCGGATCCTGGAACGGTTCAAAAAGATCGTTAACAACCACATCGGCCTCATTGAGCTGGCGGAGGAACTGGACATTGAGACCGTGACCGAGATCTTCATCCGTGTCAACTCGGCCGGCGTCGAACTATCTCAGGCTGACTTCGCGATGTCCAAAATTGCTGTGAACGAAACCTACGGCGGACACCTTCTGCGGAAGGCCATCGACTACTTTTGCCACCTGGCTCGGGATCCTGAGTTTTACGTTCAAATTGAAAAAAATGACGTTGAGTTCACTCGAACGGAATTTTGGCCCAAAATGAGGTGGCTCAAGGATTTCAATGATGACCTCTATGACCCGGATTACACGGATATGCTGCGGGTCGCATTCACATCCCAATTTGGACGGGGAAGGTTGCAGGACCTGGTCGCGCTCCTGTCGGGGCGGAACTTCGAGACTCGACAATATGAGGAAGCCATTGTCGAAAATTCGTTTGCTAGGCTCAAAGATGGTATTCACGCTTTTATCAACGAGACCCACTTTAAGCGATTCATGATGATCCTCCGCTCGGCGGGCTTTATTACAAGTAGATTGATTACCAGCCATAACGCAGTGAACTTTGCATACATCCTATATCTACGCGGCCGATCAGAAGGGATGGCTGCGGATGAACTGGAGCGCATTGTCCGCCGATGGTATGCCATGTCTATCCTGACGGGCCGGTATACAACCCACCCGGAAACGGTCTTTGACCTCGATATTCGGCAGATAGAGAGTCACGGCATCGCCCGTTACACGGAAGCTGTCCTAACCAGTGAGCTTTCTGATAGTTTCTGGACCAATCTTCTCCCGCAACTGATGGAAACGTCTTCAGTCCAAAGCCCGTATTTTGTTGCCTTTAAAGCAGCCCAGGTGTCTCTTGGCGACAGGGGATTCCTCTCAACCAACATTACGGTTCGGGATCTTCTCCTCAATCAGGGCGACCACCATCATGTCTTCCCAAGGAAGTACCTTCAGCAGCTTGGTCTGAGCCGTGGTCGCTACAACCAGATTGCTAACTTTGTGGTCACCCAAAGTGAGATCAACATCGCCATTGGCGACACCCCACCCCATGTCTACTTCAAGGATCAGGTTAACGGTGGTCCCAAGAAGTATGGAGGTATTACGGACCCGCAGGTCTTGAAGAAGAACCTGGAGGAAAACTGCATTCCGCTGTCCGTGCTGGAAGGCAACGTACCGGATTATGATTCCTTCCTGGCCGAGCGGCGGCGCCTCATGGCCCTTCGGATCAAGCGGTGGTATGAGCAACTGTAG
- a CDS encoding SDR family oxidoreductase codes for MAVDVSPQPTPRGPGMSAAPGRPVALLTGASSGMGFAVARRLAGEGYILILSSRRPEPAAQRLQAEGATVLPVTGDLALPETAERLAAAAGELGRLDALLLNTPGPAVRPFVQLTDDDWDGAFRLLVQGPLRLLRRVVPLFERSGGGRVVAITSFTVKQPGPGSSLSNALRACLVNALKTAALELAPSGILINMVAPGYTLTESLREWNAAHAARQGITPDQVAAEAAARIPLRRLARPEEIAEVVAFLLSPRNSYITGQQVGADGGLVVAL; via the coding sequence ATGGCAGTTGACGTTTCGCCCCAGCCCACACCCCGGGGACCCGGTATGTCCGCCGCCCCCGGACGGCCCGTTGCGCTTCTGACCGGCGCCTCATCGGGCATGGGGTTTGCGGTGGCCCGGCGCCTGGCCGGGGAAGGGTACATCCTCATCCTCTCCAGCCGGCGGCCCGAGCCCGCGGCCCAGCGCTTGCAGGCGGAGGGGGCCACGGTCCTGCCCGTAACCGGCGACCTTGCCCTGCCGGAGACGGCCGAACGCCTGGCGGCGGCGGCCGGCGAGCTGGGGCGGCTGGATGCTCTCCTTCTCAACACGCCAGGCCCGGCCGTGCGGCCCTTTGTGCAGCTGACCGATGACGACTGGGACGGGGCTTTCCGGCTACTGGTTCAGGGGCCCCTGCGCCTTTTGCGCCGCGTGGTGCCCCTCTTCGAGCGCAGCGGCGGAGGCCGGGTGGTGGCCATCACCTCCTTCACCGTCAAGCAGCCCGGGCCCGGCAGCAGCCTGTCCAACGCCCTGCGGGCCTGCCTGGTCAACGCCCTGAAGACCGCCGCCCTTGAGCTGGCACCGTCCGGCATCCTGATCAACATGGTGGCCCCGGGCTACACCTTGACCGAAAGCCTGCGGGAATGGAACGCGGCCCACGCCGCCCGCCAGGGCATCACGCCGGACCAGGTGGCCGCCGAGGCCGCCGCTCGCATTCCGCTCCGGCGCCTGGCCCGGCCGGAAGAAATCGCCGAGGTGGTGGCCTTTCTCCTCTCACCGCGCAACAGCTACATCACCGGCCAGCAGGTTGGCGCCGACGGCGGCCTGGTGGTCGCCCTATAG
- the msrA gene encoding peptide-methionine (S)-S-oxide reductase MsrA, whose protein sequence is MNERHDPAGRTGSTTPQDGAREDHRPGTRHLETATLGGGCFWCLEPIFEELEGVVRVEPGYAGGHVPNPTYEQVCSGTTGHAEVVQVTFDPQVISYRDLLEVFFSVHDPTTPNRQGHDVGPQYRSIILYHSPEQKATAEAVIRGLEASGRWQDPIVTQVVPFEAFYPAEDYHRRVYRKNPNYPYCQVVIDPKVQKFRKAFARRLKAAGS, encoded by the coding sequence GTGAACGAAAGGCACGATCCCGCCGGGAGGACGGGCTCGACAACGCCCCAGGACGGGGCTCGGGAAGACCACCGGCCGGGAACCCGGCACCTGGAGACGGCCACCCTGGGAGGCGGCTGCTTCTGGTGTCTTGAACCCATCTTCGAAGAGCTGGAGGGCGTGGTGCGGGTCGAACCCGGCTACGCCGGCGGCCACGTCCCCAACCCCACCTACGAGCAGGTCTGCAGCGGTACCACGGGCCATGCCGAAGTGGTCCAGGTGACCTTTGACCCGCAGGTCATCTCCTACCGGGATCTCCTGGAGGTGTTCTTTTCCGTTCACGATCCCACCACCCCCAACCGCCAGGGCCACGACGTGGGTCCCCAGTACCGGTCCATCATCCTGTACCACTCGCCAGAACAGAAGGCTACGGCCGAGGCGGTGATCCGGGGGCTGGAGGCCAGCGGCCGGTGGCAGGATCCCATTGTCACCCAGGTGGTGCCCTTTGAGGCGTTCTACCCGGCCGAGGACTACCACCGCCGGGTCTACCGCAAGAACCCGAACTACCCCTACTGCCAGGTGGTGATCGACCCCAAGGTGCAAAAGTTCCGCAAGGCGTTCGCCCGGCGCCTGAAGGCGGCCGGTTCGTAG
- a CDS encoding long-chain-fatty-acid--CoA ligase → MGGTASRVREGDAPSVDLALNLIQRVCAGDILTRTAQRYPSKTAIVDIHGGRTLTYAELNRYANRVGRALLGLGLGHQDKVAIMARNTWQFVVTYFACAKAGLIAMPVNLGLRPEEIGYVLHDAGARVVVAEGIFRTALEAAASRLPAIQRVYLTEVDPATEFTAGHVQFLAFDRLLAGPPAPASSPGGGPPGGGGPRAGLDPDDAELEVFIADRDTVQCLYTSGTTSLPKGVLTSHLAVTITALASAVANKSDPDDVLLLVLPIFHCAALNALLLPALLVGATAVFLRKYDVRDVMDALERHRVTHVLLLPMMWQELLQQPGVRERDFSSVRRCLYAMAPMAPERIAEIQALFPNADVVLGSGQTEFTPPTVFQRPHHQHTKPASWGLPTVMTDVRIMDDQGRLLPRGQVGEIVYRGPQCMTAYWNNPEATAEAFRHGWFHSGDVGWMDEEGVVWFTDRKKDMVKTGGENVASIEVERALLAHPAVAECAVVGLPHDRWGEAVTAFVLLKPGSQATEEELIAHCRERLAGFKVPKRVVFATEFPRTGTGKIQKHVLRQQHRDLYQG, encoded by the coding sequence ATGGGGGGGACGGCGTCACGGGTGCGGGAGGGGGACGCTCCGTCCGTTGACCTCGCCCTGAACCTCATCCAGCGGGTCTGCGCTGGCGACATCCTGACCCGCACGGCCCAGCGGTATCCCAGCAAGACGGCCATCGTCGACATTCATGGCGGGCGGACCCTGACCTACGCCGAGCTGAACCGGTACGCCAACCGGGTGGGCCGGGCCTTGCTCGGCCTGGGCCTGGGGCACCAGGACAAGGTAGCCATCATGGCCCGCAACACCTGGCAGTTCGTGGTGACCTACTTCGCCTGCGCCAAAGCGGGCCTGATCGCCATGCCCGTCAACCTGGGCCTGCGGCCCGAGGAAATCGGCTACGTCCTGCACGACGCCGGGGCCCGGGTGGTGGTGGCCGAGGGGATCTTCCGGACGGCCCTGGAAGCCGCGGCAAGCCGCCTGCCCGCCATCCAGCGGGTCTACCTGACGGAGGTCGACCCGGCCACCGAGTTCACGGCCGGCCATGTCCAGTTCCTGGCCTTCGACCGCCTGCTGGCCGGACCGCCGGCACCGGCCAGCTCCCCCGGCGGTGGGCCACCGGGCGGGGGCGGCCCCCGGGCCGGCCTTGACCCGGACGATGCGGAGCTGGAGGTTTTCATCGCCGACCGGGACACGGTGCAGTGCCTTTACACCTCCGGCACCACCTCCCTGCCCAAGGGCGTGCTGACCAGCCACCTGGCCGTCACCATCACCGCCCTCGCGTCGGCGGTGGCGAACAAGTCCGATCCCGACGACGTCCTCCTCCTGGTGCTGCCCATCTTCCACTGCGCCGCCCTCAACGCCCTGTTGCTGCCGGCCCTGCTGGTGGGCGCCACGGCCGTGTTCCTCCGCAAGTACGACGTCCGGGACGTGATGGACGCCCTCGAGCGGCACCGCGTGACCCACGTGCTCCTTTTGCCCATGATGTGGCAGGAACTGCTGCAGCAGCCGGGCGTGCGGGAGCGGGACTTCTCCTCCGTGCGCCGCTGCCTCTATGCCATGGCGCCCATGGCGCCCGAGCGCATCGCCGAGATCCAGGCCCTCTTCCCCAACGCCGACGTGGTGCTGGGGTCCGGCCAGACGGAGTTCACCCCGCCCACGGTCTTCCAGCGCCCCCACCACCAGCACACCAAGCCCGCCTCCTGGGGCCTGCCCACGGTGATGACCGACGTGCGCATCATGGACGACCAGGGCCGGCTCCTTCCCCGGGGCCAGGTGGGGGAGATCGTCTACCGCGGGCCCCAGTGCATGACGGCATACTGGAACAACCCCGAGGCCACCGCCGAAGCCTTCCGCCACGGCTGGTTCCACAGCGGCGACGTGGGCTGGATGGATGAGGAAGGGGTCGTGTGGTTCACGGACCGCAAGAAGGACATGGTCAAGACCGGCGGCGAGAACGTGGCGTCCATCGAGGTCGAACGGGCCCTTCTGGCCCACCCGGCGGTGGCCGAGTGCGCCGTGGTCGGGCTGCCCCACGACCGCTGGGGCGAGGCGGTGACCGCCTTCGTCCTCCTGAAGCCCGGTAGCCAGGCCACCGAGGAGGAGTTGATCGCCCACTGCCGGGAACGGCTGGCGGGGTTCAAGGTGCCCAAGCGGGTGGTCTTTGCCACCGAGTTCCCGCGGACGGGTACCGGCAAGATCCAGAAGCACGTGCTGCGCCAGCAGCACCGAGACCTCTATCAGGGCTAG
- a CDS encoding enoyl-CoA hydratase/isomerase family protein: MQGEAGLQKGEVRQQDQLVLYEADGPVAIITLNDPERRNPLSTAMAEALIAALRRGCRDPQVRALVLTGAGQAFCAGGDIREFAGLDRLTGPQVLEQGERSTELFKAGQWLTKPLIGAVQGAAMGGGLGLVCLCHWVVAADDAVFATPEIQLGLFPLVILPLMMQVMGPRQALALGLSGRRIGAQEASALGLVTEVVARDQVLQRARAVATELAGRSGAAIGAGLRAYAAALSLPAPAAIDFANSLRVSTFLSADLKEGATAFLERRAPQWTHR; this comes from the coding sequence ATGCAGGGGGAGGCCGGGCTGCAAAAGGGGGAGGTCCGGCAACAAGACCAGCTGGTCCTGTACGAGGCCGACGGCCCCGTGGCCATCATCACCCTCAACGACCCGGAACGAAGGAACCCGCTCTCCACCGCCATGGCGGAGGCTCTGATCGCAGCCCTGCGGCGGGGGTGCCGGGACCCCCAGGTACGAGCGCTGGTCCTGACCGGAGCGGGCCAGGCCTTCTGCGCCGGGGGGGACATCCGCGAGTTTGCCGGGCTCGACCGGCTGACCGGACCCCAGGTGCTGGAGCAGGGTGAGCGGTCGACCGAGCTCTTCAAGGCCGGGCAGTGGCTGACCAAGCCGCTGATCGGCGCCGTGCAGGGGGCAGCCATGGGGGGCGGGCTGGGCCTCGTGTGCCTCTGCCACTGGGTGGTGGCCGCCGACGATGCGGTCTTCGCCACGCCGGAGATCCAGCTGGGCCTCTTCCCCCTGGTGATCCTGCCCCTGATGATGCAGGTCATGGGCCCGCGCCAGGCCCTGGCCCTGGGCCTTTCCGGCCGGCGGATCGGTGCCCAGGAAGCCAGCGCCCTCGGCCTGGTGACGGAGGTGGTGGCCCGGGACCAGGTCCTCCAGCGGGCCCGGGCCGTGGCCACCGAGCTGGCGGGCCGCAGCGGGGCCGCCATCGGCGCCGGCCTCAGGGCTTACGCTGCTGCCCTGAGCCTGCCCGCCCCGGCGGCCATCGACTTCGCCAACAGCCTGAGGGTGAGCACCTTCCTCAGCGCCGACCTCAAGGAAGGCGCCACGGCCTTCCTCGAGCGGCGAGCGCCGCAGTGGACCCACCGCTGA
- a CDS encoding acyclic terpene utilization AtuA family protein — protein MAARTVRIGAGLGFYGDLPFAAADAVRAGDIQYLCCDHLAELTMAILHKDRQRDPGAGYTRDIGLLCQTVLPVAMARGVRLISNAGGLNPYGAAREVLQVAARLGLQDLKVAVVTGDDVLDRLDLFRQEGAPLEPLDGGPPYEEVRPRLLFASAYLGAEPVVRALATGAHVVITGRVADASLFLAPLVYEFGWRWDDWDRLAVGVVAGHISECSAQATGGNFSGRWWEVPDMDRIGYPIAEVDAGGGLVITKPQGTGGLVTPDTVKEQLYYEVHDPARYVNPDVTADFSQIELVQEGPDRVRVSGIRGGPRPEVLKVTAGYDDGWLGQAVIGYSWPDALEKAQAAERIIRRQMARAGLNPEAIHVEYLGVNALHGPLAPIPDEPNEVYLRFAIRTRTREEAERLARLFPPLALNGPPYIGGALPGLGRSRQLLGIWSTTVPRGWVEQAVRVEVLGLDALEKAG, from the coding sequence ATGGCAGCCAGGACCGTCCGCATCGGCGCGGGGCTGGGTTTTTACGGCGACCTCCCCTTTGCCGCGGCGGACGCCGTGCGAGCAGGCGACATCCAGTACCTCTGCTGCGACCACCTGGCCGAGCTGACCATGGCCATCCTGCACAAGGACCGGCAGCGCGACCCCGGCGCCGGTTACACCCGCGACATCGGGCTCCTGTGCCAGACGGTGCTGCCGGTGGCCATGGCCAGGGGCGTGCGGCTGATCAGCAATGCCGGCGGGCTGAATCCCTACGGAGCGGCCCGCGAGGTCCTGCAGGTGGCGGCCCGCCTGGGCTTGCAGGACCTCAAGGTGGCGGTGGTCACGGGCGACGACGTCCTGGATCGCCTGGACCTGTTCCGGCAAGAAGGGGCACCCCTGGAGCCGCTGGACGGCGGCCCGCCGTATGAAGAGGTCCGGCCGCGGCTGCTGTTCGCCAGCGCCTACCTGGGCGCCGAACCGGTGGTCCGCGCCCTGGCCACCGGCGCCCATGTGGTGATCACGGGACGGGTGGCCGACGCTTCCCTGTTCCTGGCCCCGCTGGTTTATGAGTTCGGCTGGCGGTGGGACGACTGGGACCGGCTGGCCGTGGGGGTGGTGGCCGGGCACATCAGCGAATGCTCGGCCCAGGCCACGGGCGGCAACTTCAGCGGCCGCTGGTGGGAAGTCCCCGACATGGACCGCATCGGCTACCCCATCGCCGAGGTGGATGCCGGCGGTGGGCTGGTCATCACCAAGCCGCAGGGGACCGGCGGCCTGGTCACCCCCGATACGGTGAAGGAGCAGCTCTACTACGAGGTCCACGACCCGGCCCGCTACGTGAACCCGGACGTCACCGCCGACTTCTCCCAGATCGAACTGGTCCAGGAAGGCCCCGACCGGGTCAGGGTCAGCGGGATCCGGGGCGGTCCCCGGCCCGAGGTCCTGAAGGTCACCGCCGGCTATGACGACGGCTGGCTCGGCCAGGCGGTGATCGGCTACTCCTGGCCCGACGCCCTGGAAAAGGCCCAGGCGGCGGAGCGAATCATCCGGCGGCAGATGGCCCGGGCAGGGCTGAACCCCGAAGCGATCCATGTGGAGTATCTGGGGGTCAACGCCCTCCACGGCCCTCTGGCCCCCATCCCCGACGAGCCCAACGAGGTCTACCTGCGTTTTGCCATCCGGACCCGGACCCGGGAGGAAGCCGAGCGGCTGGCCCGGCTCTTCCCGCCCCTGGCCCTCAACGGGCCCCCGTACATCGGCGGCGCGTTGCCGGGCCTGGGTCGCTCCCGCCAGCTGCTGGGCATCTGGTCCACCACCGTTCCCCGCGGGTGGGTCGAACAGGCGGTGCGGGTGGAGGTGCTGGGGCTGGATGCCCTGGAGAAGGCCGGGTAG